The Pseudomonas sp. SCB32 DNA window TTGCGCGCGTTGCGGGTAGGCATGACGCAGTCGAACATGTCGACGCCCCGGCGCACACCTTCCACGAGGTCCTCGGGTTTGCCCACACCCATCAGGTAACGAGGTTTGTCAGCCGGCATGTGCTGCGGCAGGAAGTCCAGCACGCGGATCATCTCTTCCTTGGGCTCGCCCACCGACAGACCGCCGATGGCCAGGCCGTCGAAGCCGATTTCCTGCAGGCCTTCCAGCGAGCGCATGCGCAGCTCTTCATGCATACCACCCTGGACGATACCGAACAGCGCCGAGGGGCTGTCTCCGTGAGCGATCTTCGAGCGCTTGGCCCAACGCAGCGACAGTTCCATGGAGCGCTTGGCCACATCGAACTCGGCCGGATACGGGGTGCACTCGTCGAAGATCATCACGATGTCCGAGCCCAGCGCGCGCTGCACGGCCATGGACTCTTCCGGCCCCATGAAGACCTTGGCGCCGTCGACTGGCGAGGCGAAGTACACGCCCTCTTCCTTGATCTTGCGCAGCGCACCCAGGCTGAACACCTGGAAGCCGCCCGAGTCGGTGAGGATCGGACCTTTCCACTGCATGAAATCATGCAGGTCGCCGTGCTTCTGGATTACTTCGGTGCCCGGGCGCAGCCACAGGTGGAAGGTGTTGCCGAGGATAATCTGCGCGCCGATGCTCTCGATGTCGTGCGGGAGCATGCCCTTCACGGTGCCGTAGGTGCCCACCGGCATGAACGCCGGGGTTTCCACCACGCCACGGGGGAAGGTCAGGCGGCCGCGACGGGCCTTGCCTTCAGTGGCCAGCAGTTCGAATTTCATGAAACTCATGGATCAGTCCTCGGGGCCGCGCGGTGCCGGATTGCGGGTGATGAACATCGCATCGCCGTAGCTGAAGAAGCGATAGCCCTGCTCCACCGCGGCCGCATAGGCGGCCATGGTCTCCGGGTAGCCGGCGAAGGCCGAAACCAGCATCAGCAGCGTGGATTCGGGCAGATGGAAATTGGTGACCAGGGCATCGACCACATGAAAGGGCCGGCCCGGGAAGATGAAGATGTCGGTGTCACCGCTGAAGGGCTTGAGCACGCCATCGCGGGCGGCGCTCTCCAGCGAACGCACGCTGGTGGTGCCAACAGCGACGACCCGACCGCCGCGCGCCTTGCAGGCGGCCACGGCGTCGACCACGTCCTGGCTCACTTCCAGCCATTCGTGGTGCATATGGTGGTCTTCGATGCGCTCCACGCGCACCGGCTGGAAAGTACCCGCGCCGACATGCAGGGTGACGAAAGCGGTATCCACACCCTTGGCGCGAATCGACTCCAGCAGCGCCTCGTCGAAGTGCAGACCGGCAGTGGGCGCCGCCACGGCACCTGCACGCTCGGCGTAGACGGTCTGGTAGCGCTCGCGATCCGAATCCTCGTCCGGGCGATCGATATAGGGCGGCAGCGGCATATGGCCGACGCGCTCCAGCAGCGGCAGCACGTCCTCGGTGAAGCCCAGCTCGAACAGCGCGTCATGGCGCTGCAGCATCACGGCCTCG harbors:
- the queA gene encoding tRNA preQ1(34) S-adenosylmethionine ribosyltransferase-isomerase QueA, with amino-acid sequence MRVADFHFDLPEALIARHPLAERRASRLLVLHGPSGELSHRQFADVLGFLQPGDLMVFNNTRVIPARLFGQKASGGKLEILVERVLDSHRVLAHVRSSKSPKPGSKILIDGGGEAVMLQRHDALFELGFTEDVLPLLERVGHMPLPPYIDRPDEDSDRERYQTVYAERAGAVAAPTAGLHFDEALLESIRAKGVDTAFVTLHVGAGTFQPVRVERIEDHHMHHEWLEVSQDVVDAVAACKARGGRVVAVGTTSVRSLESAARDGVLKPFSGDTDIFIFPGRPFHVVDALVTNFHLPESTLLMLVSAFAGYPETMAAYAAAVEQGYRFFSYGDAMFITRNPAPRGPED
- the tgt gene encoding tRNA guanosine(34) transglycosylase Tgt gives rise to the protein MKFELLATEGKARRGRLTFPRGVVETPAFMPVGTYGTVKGMLPHDIESIGAQIILGNTFHLWLRPGTEVIQKHGDLHDFMQWKGPILTDSGGFQVFSLGALRKIKEEGVYFASPVDGAKVFMGPEESMAVQRALGSDIVMIFDECTPYPAEFDVAKRSMELSLRWAKRSKIAHGDSPSALFGIVQGGMHEELRMRSLEGLQEIGFDGLAIGGLSVGEPKEEMIRVLDFLPQHMPADKPRYLMGVGKPEDLVEGVRRGVDMFDCVMPTRNARNGHLFVDTGVIKIRNAVHKHDESPLDPTCDCYTCKHFSRAYLYHLDKCGEMLGSMLNTIHNLRHYQRLMAGLREAIQQGTLANFVDAFYAKRGLPTPPLAD